The Brachyspira hyodysenteriae ATCC 27164 sequence TTCCTGCTCTTTTTCCAGCTCTTCTATTTTTTCTAAAGTATAAAATTCCTTTTTCTCCAATACCTCTTCTATTCTTTTTAAGTTATTTTCTCTATCAGCACCATAAACATATAATGTAAATTTATATCCGTATTTTATATCAAGCCCCATCATCTTTATAAAAGATTTGGCATTAACCCTCTTTCCATTCTTGTTCTCTATCTCTATTTTATCCTCAATAGTCCTAAAAAAATCAACAATGGAATTAACTGTTTTATTATCGCTTACAATAGAATTTCTACATTCAAACTCTTTGGATATAAAATCATTATTTTCCATACAATATCCTATATATTTTTTTCTTCTATAACTATAATTATATACAAATATACAGACAAATCAATTAGTTATGTATAAAAACATATTAAAAACTATATAGCATTACTATATATATACCTATATAGGATATATAAAATATCTATATAAAGATAAAATAATTTAATTAATTATAGACAACATAAATAAAATACCTTTAAAAAGTGCTATTTTTTAATATTTTTAAAATTAAAAATTTAATTAAAAATGCTTTATTTATTTTAAAAACATATATAAGTATTTATATCGTACAAATCAAACATAAAAACCCTTGAAATTCTAAATAATATTGTTTATAATAATAAAAAATAAAAAATAACAGAGTAAAAACAGAAAAATATGATTGATTTTAATTTAAAAGATATTAGAGAAAAAATTTTGAAACTAACACAAAGCCAATTTGCTAAAATGTTAGGCGTGCGTCAAGATTATATTTCTAGATTGGAACGAAATGCTAATAATATAACTCTTGACTTATTGGATAAGCTTGCAGAAAATACTGGACTTACTATTGATGAACTTACAAAGTATAAAAAGAATTCTTTTGAAAGTGAAAATCCATATCTTTATGAGAATCTTATTAATGTACAAGTCATCATAGATAAAATTAATGAAGAAATAAGTACAGTAGATAAAAAGAATAATGAAAAAATATCAGAAATAACGGCTGATGTTTACAATAAAATTAGCGATACTTTTGATATTGTGGTTTATGGAAGATATAGTTCTGGAAAAACTTCATTTATAAATGCAATATTCGATAAAAATATAGATACAAATCCTTATTCTGAAGAAACCAGCAATGATGAATATTATTTGAATGATGATTCCAAACTATTTAGAATAATTGAATATAAAGAAAATCTTCTTGATACTAGAAAGTACAATAATCAAAATATGTTTATATATTTATGTGATATAAATGCTTTTTCTCAGGAAGATATTACTAATATAAATGCTTTAGCAAATTTTATAGATGATTTCAGCAATATATCTATAATATTCTCAAAAGCTAATATTTTTGATGAAAACGAATTAGACAGTGTTATTGATAAAAAATTCGAAATATTAAAAAACTTTATAGAATCTTCAAACAATATTAAAAAGATAGATTATAGCCTATTGAGAAAGAGATTCTTCCCATTTTCGATAAATAATAATAATCTAGTTAAGCAGATAAAAGATGATTTTGCTGAAAATATAAAATATGCTTACTATAATAGAATATTAACAAATATTAATTTTATTACAGAAATAATAGATAATAAAAATAACTTCCAAGAAAATGATAAATTAGAAGTTAATTTAAATAAAATAAAAATATCAGTTAAAGAAACATTTAATGAAATTTATAAAAATACTCTTAATATAGACAGCATAATTCAATCAATTGATAATAATAATGTATACAGAAAAAAAGATGATATAAAGGTATTATGCAACAGTATAAATTCTAATTTAGATACACAATTATATAATATACTTGCTATTACAAAAGAAGATTTTGATATTAAAGAACCAAATAAAATAAAAACAAATTTGATAAATCTTTCTATAGGTATTATACCTTCATTCAATTTATTAAAAAACAGCACAATGAAAATAATAAATATAGTAGGAGTATCTTTATCATTCCTTCCTAGTGTTGTATTTATATTATCAGGGTTTATGTCTTTTTCTGGAAATTGGAAAAAAACAC is a genomic window containing:
- a CDS encoding helix-turn-helix domain-containing protein, giving the protein MIDFNLKDIREKILKLTQSQFAKMLGVRQDYISRLERNANNITLDLLDKLAENTGLTIDELTKYKKNSFESENPYLYENLINVQVIIDKINEEISTVDKKNNEKISEITADVYNKISDTFDIVVYGRYSSGKTSFINAIFDKNIDTNPYSEETSNDEYYLNDDSKLFRIIEYKENLLDTRKYNNQNMFIYLCDINAFSQEDITNINALANFIDDFSNISIIFSKANIFDENELDSVIDKKFEILKNFIESSNNIKKIDYSLLRKRFFPFSINNNNLVKQIKDDFAENIKYAYYNRILTNINFITEIIDNKNNFQENDKLEVNLNKIKISVKETFNEIYKNTLNIDSIIQSIDNNNVYRKKDDIKVLCNSINSNLDTQLYNILAITKEDFDIKEPNKIKTNLINLSIGIIPSFNLLKNSTMKIINIVGVSLSFLPSVVFILSGFMSFSGNWKKTLSKKVIKAYEEENVVSKYNKTIDEYFNNYLANLKETDTKTKELLQYQEDAKIYKNIKSILLNFSSYIETEKNKK